Proteins encoded by one window of Passer domesticus isolate bPasDom1 chromosome 10, bPasDom1.hap1, whole genome shotgun sequence:
- the ASDURF gene encoding ASNSD1 upstream open reading frame protein — MSGRPARQDDAESAALRHKEELSRRIKEQKVVVDELSNLKKNRKVYKQQPNSNIFFLADRTEMLSQCKNTLDELKKEHQELENSEKTKIKK; from the exons ATGTCGGGCCGCCCGGCGCGGCAGGACGATGCGGAGAGCGCGGCGCTGCGCCACAAGGAGGAGCTGAGCCGCCGG ATTAAAGAGCAGAAGGTTGTAGTCGATGAGCTTTCTAATTTGAAGAAGAACCGG AAAGTTTATAAGCAGCAACCCAACAGCAACATATTCTTCCTTGCAGACCGGACAGAAATGCTGTCTCAGTGCAAAA ACACATTAGATGAATTAAAGAAGGAGCATCAGGAGCTGGAAAATTCAGAAAAGACTAAAATCAAGAAGTAG
- the ASNSD1 gene encoding asparagine synthetase domain-containing protein 1, whose protein sequence is MCGICCVVTLCSQRAIPDFLSEDILCHLRRRGPDSSQQLIKTVPDLSYECLFSGHVLHLRGLVTPQPLEDASNNVFLWNGEIFSGVHVGSLENDTEVMFRHLALCSSEMDILSLFSSLQGPWSFIYYEAARHSLWFGRDYFGRRSLLWQFSEVDSTFCLTSVSACSESGNQWQEVPASGIFKIDLKACAATKSLSLTLFPWKYSCREKAVEETCINVLDQVSKDLPNHIHLMVSESKLCLRAPVIPLNKTVSKASGASPGSNFSNINCVVSVETLREFLAEEHKKKLACQFIDVLNEAVKRRVLCLFRDPDHITSEVPNMSHKKAHIAVLFSGGIDSMVIAALADKHVPLEEPIDLLNVAFMMKEQTKHRGTTKRHTSHEVQLDLLCPQESCQDLAADTGTHSSCFDVPDRITGRAGLKELEAINPSRTWNFVEINVTLEELKKMRKQRINHLIYPLDTVLDDSIGCAIWFASRGEGFISNQGELKPYKSPAKVVLTGIGADEQLAGYSRHRVCFTKDGLEGLNKELEMELGRISSRNLGRDDRIIGDHGKEARFPFLDEDVVSFLNSLPVSEKADLTLPRGIGEKLILRLAAKELGLTASTVLPKRAVQFGSRIAKLESNSEKASDTCSRLKLLSVDEL, encoded by the exons ATGTGTGGTATTTGCTGTGTTGTTACCTTGTGCAGCCAGCGTGCGATTCCTGATTTCCTCAGTGAAGACATCCTCTGCCATCTGAGAAGAAGAGGACCAGACAGTAGCCAACAGTTGATAAAAACTGTGCCTGATCTCTCTTATGAATGTCTGTTTTCAGGCCATGTACTTCACTTGAGGGGACTGGTGACTCCTCAGCCTCTGGAAGATGCCAGTAACAATGTTTTTCTTTGGAATGGAGAAATTTTCAGTGGAGTGCATGTAGGAAGTCTAGAGAATGACACTGAAGTAATGTTTCGTCATCTGGCTTTATGCAGCAGTGAAATGGACATTCTGTCACTCTTCTCATCACTTCAGGGTCCCTGGTCTTTTATTTATTATGAAGCAGCCAGACACAGTTTATGGTTTGGCAGAGATTACTTTGGTCGTCGTAGTTTGCTCTGGCAGTTCAGTGAGGTTGACAGCACTTTCTGTCTCACATCTGTAAGTGCTTGTTCTGAATCAGGCAACCAATGGCAAGAAGTCCCAGCGTCTGGAATTTTCAAAATTGATCTCAAAGCTTGTGCAGCAACTAAATCTTTGTCTTTAACATTGTTTCCATGGAAGtacagctgcagagagaaagcAGTAGAAGAAACATGCATTAATGTTCTTGACCAAGTGTCAAAAGACTTACCCAACCACATACATCTCATGGTCAGTGAATCAAAGCTGTGTCTTAGAGCACCAGTTATCCCCTTAAATAAAACAGTTTCTAAAGCTTCAGGTGCATCTCCAGGCTCTAATTTTAGCAACATTAACTGTGTGGTTTCTGTAGAAACCCTTCGAGAATTTCTTGCAGAGGAACACAAGAAAAAATTAGCCTGTCAGTTTATTGATGTTTTAAATGAAGCAGTCAAGAGACGAGTCCTGTGTCTCTTCAGAGATCCAGATCACATAACAAGTGAAGTTCCAAACATGTCCCATAAGAAAGCACATATTGCAGTGCTCTTTTCTGGTGGCATTGATTCTATGGTTATTGCAGCCCTGGCTGATAAACATGTGCCTTTGGAAGAGCCAATTGATCTTCTTAATGTAGCTTTCATGATGAAAGAGCAAACTAAGCACAGGGGTACCACTAAAAGACATACCAGCCATGAAGTACAGCTTGATTTGCTGTGTCCTCAAGAAAGCTGTCAGGATCTTGCTGCTGACACTGGTACTCATTCATCTTGCTTTGATGTTCCTGACAGAATCACTGGTAGGGCAGGACTGAAGGAATTAGAAGCCATTAACCCTTCAAGAACCTGGAACTTTGTGGAAATTAATGTTACACTAGAGGAattgaaaaaaatgagaaaacagcGTATTAATCACTTAATCTATCCACTGGATACAGTCTTGGATGACAGTATAGGCTGTGCAatttggtttgcttccagaggAGAGGGCTTCATTAGTAACCAAGGAGAACTGAAACCATATAAAAGTCCTGCAAAG GTTGTGCTTACTGGAATTGGAGCAGATGAGCAGCTTGCTGGGTATTCTCGACATCGTGTTTGCTTCACAAAAGATGGTTTAGAGGGCCTTAATAAAGAACTTGAAATGGAGTTAGGGCGCATTTCTTCTCGAAATCTCGGCAGAGATGACAGGATCATCGGCGATCACGGAAAAGAAGCCAG GTTTCCTTTTCTTGATGAAGATGTTGTCTCATTCCTCAATTCTTTGCCCGTCTCAGAAAAAGCTGATTTGACTTTACCTCGAGGAATTGGCGAGAAACTGATTCTGCGCCTTGCAGCCAAGGAGCTGGGCCTGACAGCCTCCACTGTTTTGCCAAAAAGGGCAGTACAGTTTGGATCTCGGATTGCAAAACTAGAGAGCAACAGTGAAAAAGCATCTGACACATGCAGCAGGCTGAAGTTACTTTCAGTAGATGAATTATAG
- the OSGEPL1 gene encoding tRNA N6-adenosine threonylcarbamoyltransferase, mitochondrial — translation MNSIARGVLQSVKHGRAAWLRNSSAHSGKQHFHRLVLGIETSCDDTGAAVVDEAGCILGEALHCQKEVHLQSGGIIPVVAQQLHRENIERVVQEALSASGVSVAELAAVATTVQPGLALSLGVGLHYSRSLVSRHHKPFIPIHHMEAHALTIRLTHPLEFPFLVLLISGGHCLLAVAQGVSDFLLLGQSIDIAPGDMLDKVARRLSLRKHPECHSMAGGKAIEHLAQSGNQELLTLPLPMQQYRNCDFSFAGLQNLVNNAIAQKEKEEGIQEGEILSCVKDVAAAVQHAVAVHIIQRTYRAMLFCVKNSILPSKNATLVVSGGVASNQYYRKALQNLADANNFALLCPPPRLCTDNGVMIAWNGIERLRAGLGVLPSAAGIRYEPRAPLGIDISKRVEEDSIKVPKLKEIRCLAS, via the exons ATGAACAGCATTGCCAGAGGCGTTTTGCAGTCAGTGAAGCACGGCCGAGCTGCGTGGCTGAGGAACAGCTCTGCTCACTCTGGGAAGCAGCATTTTCACAGGCTGGTCTTGGGAATAGAGACGAGCTGTGACGACACTGGCGCTGCTGTGGTGGATGAAGCTGGCTGTATTCTGGGAGAAGCACTGCACTGCCAGAAGGAAGTTCATTTACA ATCGGGAGGAATAATTCCCgtggtggcacagcagctccacagagAAAACATCGAGCGAGTGGTCCAAGAGGCCCTTAGTGCCAGCGGCGTTTCTGTGGCCGAGCTGGCGGCTGTGGCCACCACCGTGCAGCCCGGGCTCGCTCTGAGCCTGGGCGTGGGGCTGCACTACAGCCGCAGCTTGGTCAGCAGGCACCACAAGCCCTTCATCCCCATCCATCACATGGAGGCTCACGCACTGACCATCAGGCTCACGCATCCCCTGGAATTCCCCTTCTTGGTTCTCCTCATCTCTGGAGGACACTGTCTCTTGGCAGTAGCACAAGGAGTTtcagatttcctcctgcttgGACAGTCCATCGACATCGCACCGGGTGACATGCTGGATAAG GTGGCACGAAGACTGTCCCTAAGAAAACACCCAGAGTGCCACAGCATGGCTGGGGGGAAGGCCATAGAGCACCTGGCTCAGTCTGGGAACCAGGAACTGCTCACCCTCCCACTGCCCATGCAGCAGTATCGGAACTGCGACTTCTCTTTCGCCGGCCTCCAAAACCTTGTCAATAATGCCAttgcacagaaagaaaaagaagaag GTATTCAGGAAGGTGAGATCCTGTCCTGTgttaaggatgttgctgctgCTGTACAGCACGCAGTGGCTGTTCATATTATCCAGAGGACGTACCGAGCCATGCTCTTCTGCGTCAAAAACAGCATATTACCATCAAAAAATGCCACTTTG GTTGTATCAGGAGGAGTTGCAAGTAATCAGTATTACCGAAAAGCTCTACAGAATCTGGCAGATGCAAACAATTTTGCTTTACTGTGTCCTCCTCCAAGGCTCTGCACTGACAATGGCGTTATGATTGCATG GAATGGCATTGAGAGGTTacgtgcagggctgggggttcttcccagtgctgctggcatccGCTACGAGCCAAG aGCTCCCCTGGGAATTGATATTTCAAAAAGAGTTGAAGAAGATTCCATCAAGGTGCCAAAATTAAAAGAGATACGATGTTTGGCATCTTAA